TTTCTGTGCCTGGGCGATGATGTTAAGCGCCAGAGTTGTCTTGCCAGAAGCCTCCGCGCCGTATATCTCCGTTATACGCCCCCGCGGTATTCCTCCCACACCCAGAGCCAGGTCCAGGCTCAGGGACCCAGTTGGTATGACATCAACTTTCACCCTTGCCTGCCGCTCACCCAGCGACATAATTGAGCCCGCCCCATACTGCTTCTCGATCTGGCTTATTGCCAGGTCCAGAGCCTTTCCTTTTTCCACCCTTTCTTTATCCAATTCCATTTCTCCTCCTGCGATATTTTTTCCCCACAACCACACCTGTTAAACCTTAATTAAAACAATTGTACTACTTATAAAAATATAATGCAACACTTGACTATTGCGGTCAAATTTCGCAAAATTTTACGGAGCGTATAATATGCCTATCTATGAATATATCTGCCCCAAATGCCACATCCGCTTCGAGCAGCTTCGCTCATTTTCCAGCTCCGAAAAGGACGCCGAGTGCCCGAAGTGCAAGGCTCCCTCCAGCCGCGCCATATCCAAATTCGTTTCGCGCTCCAAGTCGGACTTCGGCATGCTCGACCATATGCCTTCCAGCG
This genomic window from Dehalococcoidia bacterium contains:
- a CDS encoding zinc ribbon domain-containing protein, whose product is MPIYEYICPKCHIRFEQLRSFSSSEKDAECPKCKAPSSRAISKFVSRSKSDFGMLDHMPSSGGGKSCSGCSSTNCSTCG